Proteins from a single region of Thermococcus sp. EP1:
- a CDS encoding glycosyltransferase family 4 protein, producing MNILFLASNFPDPVNKTWAPWNKKAVDSVLDYARPTVVAPRPFAPPFSKFAQIPNQELSHEYPIYYPRFLYLIPKSLFYCLTGESYRYFVGKFIEKSLNNGKLTKPDIVHALHPYLDGYGGVPIAKKLDIPLVVTVHSPNNLQICSEKVLSALQAADKVITIAEFLKKDLINIGLPEEKVEHISLGVDPNEFKPLKLEDSKIVIQKYGITPEDTIVLYVGQLIPRKNVKTLLRAIPIVLQKRPQEIKRNVKFVIVGGGPEEKKLQKLALELNISDRVIFTGKVPFEELKEWYGIADIFVLPSLSEGKPVVIYEAMSSECAIIASNINGIPEQVFDNVNGFLISPNDTQDLATKILYLLENPQELERMKKESRQSLFRLGYTWESYGQNIKQIYNSLMPQNI from the coding sequence ATGAATATTCTCTTCCTTGCATCCAACTTTCCAGATCCGGTAAATAAAACATGGGCCCCTTGGAATAAAAAGGCAGTTGATAGTGTTTTAGATTATGCAAGGCCTACTGTCGTAGCTCCAAGGCCCTTCGCTCCCCCATTTTCTAAGTTTGCACAGATTCCAAACCAAGAGCTCTCCCACGAATATCCAATCTACTACCCGAGGTTTCTCTATCTCATTCCAAAATCACTCTTTTATTGCCTTACTGGAGAGTCTTACAGGTATTTTGTTGGTAAATTCATTGAGAAAAGCCTAAATAATGGAAAACTTACAAAACCAGATATTGTCCACGCCTTACACCCTTATCTTGATGGTTATGGAGGCGTTCCCATAGCAAAGAAATTGGATATTCCCCTCGTAGTGACCGTGCACAGCCCCAATAATCTCCAGATATGCTCAGAAAAAGTCCTCTCAGCACTTCAAGCCGCAGATAAGGTGATAACAATTGCCGAATTCCTTAAAAAGGACCTCATAAACATTGGCCTTCCCGAAGAGAAAGTTGAACACATAAGTCTAGGAGTTGATCCGAATGAATTTAAGCCTCTAAAGCTAGAGGATTCAAAAATAGTTATTCAGAAGTATGGAATTACTCCTGAGGACACAATAGTATTGTATGTCGGGCAATTGATACCAAGAAAGAACGTCAAAACCCTTTTGCGGGCAATTCCAATAGTTTTACAAAAACGTCCTCAGGAAATTAAGAGAAACGTCAAATTTGTTATTGTAGGGGGCGGCCCGGAAGAGAAAAAATTACAAAAACTAGCATTAGAGCTGAATATTAGCGATCGTGTTATCTTTACTGGTAAGGTTCCATTTGAAGAACTTAAAGAATGGTATGGGATTGCAGATATATTTGTTCTCCCCAGCCTCTCCGAGGGGAAACCCGTTGTAATATATGAGGCCATGAGCAGTGAATGTGCAATCATAGCCTCCAATATAAACGGAATTCCAGAACAAGTTTTTGATAATGTAAACGGGTTCCTGATCTCTCCAAATGATACCCAAGATCTTGCAACAAAGATACTCTACCTACTAGAAAACCCACAAGAGTTGGAAAGAATGAAAAAGGAGAGTCGACAGTCATTATTTAGGCTCGGCTACACCTGGGAAAGCTATGGACAAAATATAAAGCAAATTTATAATTCTCTGATGCCGCAAAACATATAA